The Halichoerus grypus chromosome 14, mHalGry1.hap1.1, whole genome shotgun sequence genome contains a region encoding:
- the BICD2 gene encoding protein bicaudal D homolog 2, whose translation MSAPSEEEEYARLVMEAQPEWLRAEVKRLSHELAETTREKIQAAEYGLAVLEEKHQLKLQFEELEVDYEAIRGEMEQLKEAFGQAHTNHKKVAADGESREESLIQESASKEQYYVRRVLELQTELKQLRNVLANTQSENERLASVAQELKEINQNVETQRGRLRDDIKEYKFREARLLQDYSELEEENISLQKQVSVLRQNQVEFEGLKHEIKRLEEETEYLNSQLEDAIRLKEISERQLEEALETLKTEREQKLSLRKELSHYMSINDSLYTSHLHVSLEGLKLSDDPEALANGFEHGGLAKLPLDNRTSTPSKDGLAPPSPSLVSDLLSELNISEIQKLKQQLMQMEREKVGLLTTLQDTQKQLEQARGALSEQREEVSRLTENLSALRRLQAGKERRTALDSEKERDSHEDGDYYEVDINGPEILACKYRVALAEAGELREQLKALRSEHEAGEARHAEEKGQREAESQALAEKVSLLEKASRQDRELLARLQAELKKVSDVAGETQGSLSVAQDELVTFSEELASLYHHVCMCNNETPARVVLDYYREGPAGPEARGHRSPVLPKGPPATEGGPGDSSPSPSPSLPSPLSDPRREPMNIYNLIAIIRDQIRHLQAAVDRTTELSRQRLASQELGPAADKDREALMEEILKLKSLLSTKREQITTLRTVLKANKQTAEVALANLKSKYENEKAMVTETMMKLRNELKALKEDAATFSSLRAMFATRCDEYITQLDEMQRQLAAAEDEKKTLNSLLRMAIQQKLALTQRLELLELDHEQTRRGRAKAVSKAKPGTPSL comes from the exons GCGTTTGGACAGGCACACACGAACCACAAGAAGGTGGCCGCGGACGGCGAGAGCCGCGAGGAGAGCCTGATCCAGGAGTCGGCCTCCAAGGAGCAGTACTACGTGCGTAGGGTGCTAGAGCTGCAGACGGAGCTGAAGCAGCTGCGGAACGTGCTCGCCAACACACAGTCGGAGAATGAGCGCCTGGCCTCCGTGGCGCAGGAGCTGAAGGAG ATCAACCAGAACGTGGAGACCCAGCGTGGCCGCCTGCGGGATGACATCAAGGAGTATAAGTTCCGAGAGGCCCGCCTGCTGCAGGACTACTCGGAGCTGGAGGAAGAGAACATCAGCCTGCAGAAGCAGGTGTCTGTGCTCAGGCAGAACCAG GTGGAGTTTGAGGGCCTCAAGCACGAGATCAAGCGTCTGGAGGAGGAGACTGAGTACCTCAACAGCCAGCTGGAGGACGCCATCAGGCTCAAGGAGATCTCGGAGCGGCAGCTGGAGGAGGCGCTGGAGACCCTGAAGACGGAGCGGGAGCAGAAGCTCAGCCTGCGCAAGGAGCTGTCCCACTACATGAGCATCAACGACTCCCTCTACACCAGCCACCTGCATGTCTCCCTGGAGGGCCTCAAGCTCAGCGATGACCCCGAGGCCCTGGCCAACGGCTTCGAGCACGGCGGCCTGGCCAAGCTGCCACTGGACAACAGGACCTCCACGCCCTCCAAGGACGGCCtcgccccaccctcccccagcctggtGTCCGACCTCCTCAGTGAGCTCAACATCTCCGAGATCCAGAAGCTGAAGCAGCAGCTGATGCAG ATGGAGCGGGAGAAGGTGGGCCTGCTGACAACGCTGCAGGACACGCAGAAGCAGCTGGAGCAGGCGCGGGGGGCCCTGTCGGAGCAGCGCGAGGAGGTGAGCCGCCTCACGGAGAACCTCAGTGCTCTGCGGCGCCTGCAAGCCGGCAAGGAGCGGCGGACGGCCCTGGACAGCGAGAAGGAGCGTGACAGCCATGAGGACGGTGACTACTACGAGGTGGACATCAATGGGCCTGAGATCCTGGCTTGCAAGTACCGTGTGGCCCTGGCAGAGGCAGGTGAGCTTCGCGAGCAGCTGAAAGCCCTGCGCAGTGAGCATGAGGCTGGCGAGGCCCGGCATGCGGAGGAGAAGGGCCAGCGTGAGGCCGAGAGCCAGGCGCTCGCTGAGAAGGTCTCCCTGCTGGAGAAGGCCAGCCGCCAGGACCGCGAGCTGCTGGCCCGGCTGCAGGCGGAGCTGAAGAAGGTGAGCGACGTCGCTGGTGAGACGCAGGGCAGCCTGAGCGTGGCCCAGGATGAGCTGGTGACCTTCAGCGAGGAGCTGGCCAGCCTCTACCACCACGTGTGCATGTGCAACAACGAGACGCCCGCCCGCGTCGTGCTGGACTACTACCGGGAGGGCCCGGCCGGCCCCGAGGCCCGTGGGCACCGCTCGCCCGTCCTGCCCAAGGGGCCGCCAGCCACGGAGGGCGGGCCGGGGGACAGCAGCCCTTCGCCCAGCCCCTCTCTGCCCTCGCCCCTGAGCGACCCGCGTCGGGAGCCCATGAACATCTATAACCTGATCGCCATCATCCGTGACCAGATCCGGCACCTGCAGGCGGCCGTGGACCGCACCACAGAGCTGTCCCGGCAGCGCCTGGCCTCCCAGGAGCTGGGCCCCGCTGCGGATAAGGACCGGGAGGCGCTCATGGAGGAGATCCTCAAACTGAAGTCACTGCTGAGCACCAAGCGGGAGCAGATCACCACGCTGCGCACGGTGCTGAAGGCCAACAAGCAG ACGGCCGAGGTGGCCCTGGCCAATCTGAAGAGCAAGTACGAGAACGAGAAGGCCATGGTGACCGAGACCATGATGAAGCTGCGCAACGAGCTGAAGGCCCTCAAGGAGGACGCTGCCACCTTCTCCTCCCTGCGCGCCATGTTTGCCACCAG GTGTGACGAGTACATCACGCAGCTGGACGAGATGCAGCGGCAGCTGGCCGCCGCGGAGGACGAGAAGAAGACGCTCAACTCCCTGCTGCGCATGGCCATCCAGCAGAAGCTAGCGCTCACCCAGCGGCTGGAGCTGCTCGAGCTGGACCACGAGCAGACCCGGCGGGGCCGCGCCAAGGCCGTCTCCAAGGCCAAGCCGGGCACCCCGAGC CTGTAG